The nucleotide sequence ttacagtaggaaatttacaaaatatcttcatggaacatgatctttacttaatatcctaatgattttcagCATGAAAGAAAATATGACCCTGATATTACCTTCAATAGCCAacagtacattgtatgggtcaaatgtatggaaaaaaaaatcaataggatattaagtaaagatcatgttgcatgaagatattttgtaaatttcctactgtaaatatatcaaaacttaatttttgattagtaatatgtattgctaacaacttcatttggacaaatttaaaggtgattttcgcagtattttgaatttttttcacccctcagattacagattttcaaccacttgtatcttggccaaatattgtcttattctaacaaaccacacatcgctggaaagcttatgtattcagcTTGATGCATGTTTTCAgatgttgtataaatctcaattttaaaaaaatgacccttatgactgatttgtgaagatcattcctccactgaggaacatttaaagtaaaacttcTGGAAATaaacgttcctcaaaagatCCTCATGATCAGATTTGACACTCACtgatttttctacaaaatgattcaGGTaaatctgacacacacacacacacacacacgtacctCTTCTGTCTGTAGGTGAGCATGGCTTCAGAGATGGGAAACTGATGAGACACATTCGCTCCAGCCAAATACTGGATGATCCGTCCAGCGACATCGACAGTCTCTGTGGAGAGAGACATGCGGGACAATGGACAGAGAGACAGCAGTTAACATCACAACTCCACAGCAGATTGATCTCAATATCAACATCGAGCCGGTGGGAGAATCACAGCAGATGAGTGAGGTCTGATGGGAAACGACAGATGCAGGTGAAACAGACACTCACACATCTGTCAGTCCTGAACATCGTCTCGTAAACAAACACATGCGAGAGGCTCATTTACGCTTCATTaccgtcacacacacacacacacacacacacacgggtcTGTACCTGCGCTGGGAGGCTCCGACCGGCAGAACAGCTCCTTCCACGACGGGTCCATGAACATACTGTTGAATTTACTGTCGAATGTCGACACGTACTTGGCCAGAGGATGAGAACCTGCGAGACGGACACAGATAGCGTGTAAAAACTCACCGGACGCATAATAAAGCAGCATTCCGAGCTCGTGGACTCACCGATGGGGATGAGGAGGAAGCGGATGTAGCTCAGCCAATCCGGCGTCTTATTGGCCAGCTGCTCCACGAAGAAGCGCAGCACTGTACTGAGATAACACTGATCGCCCGCCACCGCCACCTTCACTGTGGGCGGAGTCTGAGCGTTACAGTTACAGCTGTGGGAGGAGCCACAGAACACACTCACTATAATGACCACAACTATAACAGTAAATATAGCTGTATCTATACTAATTACAACTATATTGATGGTAACCATAAAAGTATAAAGTTACACATTGATAACTTGAGCTATAACGATAAAAACATATTTGCGCAGAACAGTGGATGATAACGTTGTTTACTCTAAACACGCTGCAGTTTTGTCGTCTGCTGCTTTAAACACTCAAGCTCTTTAAAGCaggatggattctgattggctgatggtTCCGTGAGTGTTATGAGGATTATATCACACTGACAGCTGCAGACGCTCAAGAGACAAACGATAATGAACCGCTGTGACCATCAGAGATGCTTTCAGAAACACAGAGTATTTATagacacgtgtgtgtgtgtgtgtgtgtgtgtgtgtgtgtgcggtcACTCACAATCTCTGAATGCGTGTGACGATGGTGTTAAATGCGGCCTGGACGTCAGCGGCGGAGCAGGTCGACACGATGGGCTGAGTGTGTTTCTGCAGAACCTCGGCCACATACtgaacaacaacagcaacattacGTAATTAAACACAATTCAGCACAAACACATCAGAAATATGCCTGGATTCAGAACAATTCTGTGTTACATCATTTATGTCCAAACTGCAGTGATAATGAGACACTTTTTAATGTGAGAAACAAAAGAAGAAACTTATTCTGAGCTGAGAGTGATTTACatgcactaaaataaatgaacataaacACAGATGGATGATCTGTACATTGATTTATGGACAtgaatgacaataaaaataatgtaaacactATGCAGAAttactacatttacatttctgcaTTGGCAGATGATTTTATCTAAAGTGACATCCACCGCATTCAGGATCTACATCATGAAGTTCATGCTTGCAATGGGAATCAAACTCAAGATCTGCTGTTAGAGCTGCAGCGTAtcacacatgaacacacacatgTGAACACACATACTAGTGAAGACACAAtagtgcaaaagaaaaaaagtcttatcttacttaatattttttcttgcttctagtcaaaatatctaaaaattcttaaatcaagatgcactTACTAGATAAGCAAAAAGATATTTAATCTTGTgtcctgggggaaaaaaaaatctaaattatgtgcattttgtttaaaacaagtaaaattatCTGCCAGTGAGGTGAAAGAAATCttgttttaacagtattttacttaccccactggcagataatttttttttttttttttttttttttttttaagtaaattgcacttaatttagatattttttttttttgcatcttgatttaagaatttttagatattttgactagaaacaagacaaagatACTAAATAAGATGAGCCTTTTTTGCAAtgaagtgaacacacacacacacacgtctggtttattatctttgtggggactctccataggtgcaatggtttgtatactgtccacactgtattttctatccccttcccctaaccctacccctaaacctaacccttacagaaaactttctgcatttttactttctcaaaaaaactcattctgtatgatttataatcttttgtacccatggggaccacaagccggtccccacaatgtcaaaaatttcaggttttactatccttgtggggacatttggtccccacaatgtagcaaaaacaagtacacacacacacacacacacacacacatgtaaacacACACCTGGCCCTGCCAGTCCACTGTGTTGATGAGGATGATGTTCTCTGGGAGTCTCTCGTCTGAGATCAGGATCTGATTCAACTGGTCATACACTGATTTTCTGGGCACctgaacaacacaaacacacatgtgagtcacacacacaactaatgtcccgctctctctctgtatataaacacatacaaatgaTTCAACAAATGAAGTATTTCAGCAGTGAGCCTGTAGTAAATGTTTCACTGTCAACATGAACTCAGAATGAAGTCACTTTTAAAGATTCTGGACGAGTGTTGATCTGGATGAACTTGTGTTCTCTTCAGATCTGACGCACCTGTGCTGTGAAGCGGCTGTCGGGCGAATACTCGCTGTCCACGCTGGTGGTGCGGTCGCTCTGAGCTCGTGAATTCTGTCTGTCCTTCATGGATGTGCTGCGCGTGCGCCGCGGGACCCTGCTCTCCCCTTTACTGGAggacacaaacacagagatcCGACTCACTCTTTCACAAAGACCGGCGCTTATAAATGTCACACCACGGACGCTCACGATGAAGAACACTAGGCAGAGCTGCAGCATCAGCAGAAACTGCCTCAGACGTGTGTGAATGTGAGTGAATGTGAGTGAATGTGTACCTGGGACTGGTGTGATTCTGGGACTCAGTTTTGCAGAGTTTCCCACCGGAGCCGTTCAATCGATCACTGCTGGGCTCAGAAATATCTGCCATTACTATCCCATGATGCTCTGCATCCACCTCCTGCACAAACACAGTGagagatgaataaataaacaaatgaatcatATTCAAATCatttcttaaaggaataattaCCCAAACAACATTTATGTCATTAGAATATGTCACTACATTCTCAACTGTGAAACACTAACATTCAAAGGTTTGcagtcagtaagatttaaaagaaaaaaagaggaaatgcaTACTTCATCAGtgatacattaaaataagtgCAGGATTAGTACAGATactgaaaaattacatttcaggactttttctattatttaatgctttctactgtttaataaaaaacagaagtcagacaaaaaaaattcGCTTCGAACCCCCTTCacagtccagatctgaatcaaatgattcacaaacccgctccgaagtcctaATCTAACTCAAATGAATCGTGAAACGCGATGtaaagtctcgatctgaatcaaatgattcgcgatctgatTGGAGTGCTTCGAAACagcgaatcattttgcgacgcaattgtttaactgattcggagtttcgaaaagctccgtttcacccatcactatacacgctttttaaattattagaaGCGatgttttttgctagtgaatcgcttgaaatgaatgatcgaagtgactcactcagttgattcggttcatctgttcctctttcctcgtcttcagtcatgtttacacgaAATTgttagtactactactggcttagctcgctagttctatgacattaactgaaataagttgaattaactgatttttgaattttgcgtgaaaagatgttacacttatttcatagatacattgtctttcaataattcaagcacttttcaagtattGCTTAAGTTACAAGAAAATTTAAATTGaagtacttcaagcaccttgtacaaaccctgtAAGAGACtgtaaagacaaaatatttctattcgtctaaaatctttctattcatctgtgaatcctgaaaaataaaatgtacgcacaaaatattgtgcagcacagcttttttttaacattgctaataatcataaatgtttcttgaacagcaaatcattatattagaatgatttctgaaggatcatgtgacactgaagactggagtaatgatgctgaaaattcagctgcgcttcacagaaataaattacagtttaacagatattcacatagaaacagCTGTTTCAGACTGTATTATACAGGTTCAGTAAATGATGGGAGAATATTCATGTTTAGATGAACGGTTCATGTGATCGCAGGGGTTCGGGTGTGAATGAAACATCACTGAGCTGCGTCTGCGTCAGAAGTAAAGGTCGCAGGTCACAGCGGGCAGGCGGCTCATTTCCTCTAGGCCTGAATAATGTAGGAAACTCACAGGGTGGGAAAGGGCAGGAGAGACGACATGCAGGGTGGAGCTCAattacagacagagagacagatggagagagagagagagagaggcagatgCTTCACTGCAGATCTCAGATCAGATCATCTCCACCCGAGCTGCTGTCAGCAGGcttcatttgttaaaaaaatatacaacttAATTATGTTTATCCAAAATATGGGCCAGAGAGAAAGGAACTGATCTGATCCAGCTGAGAATTCATATTCACTACAGTAAGATCAAGATCAGCTAAACAAACTGAACCCAGAGACGAGAAACACACAATCGGCACAGatcaaacatgtttaaaacTGAGAGGATTCTGGTTTtgaatttaacttttaatttaagaatTCGTCCTGTGCAAACAAGAAGAGTCCATGTTTAATTAACTtagggagaagtccacttcaagaacaaaaattgacagacaATGTagtcaccccttgtcatccaagatgttcatgtctttctttcttcagtcgtaaagaaattatgtttctgaggaaaacatttgtgatcgtttgaagctgcatttaaactgcattttggaagttcaaacttgtggcaccatatcagtccattatatggagaaaaatcctgaaatgttttcctcaaaaaacataatttctttatgtacattatctgtcaattgttgttcttgaagtggacttctcttttaagataGAAAACAAGCTTTTGCTTTTAGAAGGAGAAAACTATGAGACTgaaccatcatcatcatcatcatcatcatcatggcTTAGTAGAGTAATGACGTCTCTAAAAAcagaattacaaattaaatattctCTTCGGGGATCAACTGGAGATGTATATGTGGGAACCTTTATTTAAGATTTTCATAAGAATATTCCATCTTTCAAGTATCTTTGTTGTTACGTGAatatttattagcattattattttatgtaaagttGGAAATGGATGGGAATTAATGGGGAGAAAAAGAGGAAAATGAATGCCTTCAGGATGTTTTTGTATCTTGttctgataaaaataaatcaagagCTAAATCTGTGCAGCTGAAGTCTCACCCCGCCGCTGGTGTCCATACTGCTGTCCTCCTGCTGCCGCGAGCCGGCCGTCTTACAGCGCTCCACCGACAGGAAGTCAGCAGCCTGCACAGGAAGACAAAATAGCACTGATTTACATGTGTGCTCTGGTCCTGACGGGGGCGCTGTggtcagatgtgtgtgtgtgttcagtggACAGATAATAATATCTGTGAGCAGGTGCTGCCGCAGCCCGGCGTTCTTTACATGCTCGTCAACAGACACCAGCAGCTCCAGAAAACGCAAGACACACAGGACACATACCGAAACACACGAAAATACTGTGCCTGCAACACTGCTGAACATCCACACTGGGTTTACTTGAAATTTGCGCTTGAAAGTTGCAACGAAACTGAGGTGGTTTAATCTGACATGCAACAGATTATTGAAAAAAGAGTAAATGTAGGACGGGACTTGATTCTGTGCATCAGGTGTTGACTCATCagtttgagtttaaaaaaaagaaattaacatgGATGAATTGTGCACTATAAGATGTATAATATGGTTATAGAAAATAAGGTGAATTTTCGTTCCATGTCAGCTTTAATGACTGATACAGATACAGTATTAAAGGTCAAATCACGCCGCATTGATAAGGGCAAACCAAAGCCGATATTTGAGCGAGTACAGCACGTCACCGCTCAGACATTCCAAGAACGACAAACACGGATTCAACACGTTCAGTCGACAAAAACAAGCACCCACCAACACCGACAGAGTGAATACTGTGATCTGCCAAAACCCAACAAATGAGTCTGTTGCCGTTTGTTGCGTCCGTTGGTGCagtgacgtttttctttaagacagaatttgatacatttatgttaattcataaaaaatatcttacggCTGTTTTTAGATTTTGGACCTGACACAAGAGTTAACTAGTACTGACAATCAGTCTAATGTGCATTAATGTCCCTCTAAAGCTTGAGTGATTTATTGGTCTATTATAAATCCTGATGTGGCGAGCGATGATGGGGTGCGATTTCTCTCCTGTTTTCTTCAGCGCAACGTGTTCACGTTTCCAAACGTTGGTTCGCATGTGCCGTTTATGGAGCGTCTCCCTCTCAGATGTTTGTGATTCCAGAGACGGATCAGGTGCTCACGCAGATCTGATGTCAGGCCCTAAAAATACCCATAAACCCTCAAACATCCCGAATAGCCACCAGCACACCCTCAGGTTAACATTCGATGAACGTTCCTAAACGTGTGATGACATCAGCTGTGTTTATTTACCCGTGGGAGACGTCTGCTAATTTAAGAGTGTGGAATAACCTACGGCTCAGATTCGCTCTGATCCGACCCTTGAAGACTCTTCTCTACACCTGGGCTTTTGGAGAAgccttattttagtttttttttcttaacctgATATTTGCTGCTGaatcagaaatgtgctttattatTAAACTCTACCTGTATTGTTCTCCTGCTTTAGGGCTGTGTATAGCCACTATAATCATGAACATATCAGTGTGTGTGAATCTCACCATGTTGGACGCTGCGTCCCGGTGTTGATTGTGACTGTGAATGCTGCCGATCTCTGTTTGAGAACTGGAGTGAGACATGCCCTCAAAAAACggcctgaaacacacacacacacacacattcattcagCTACAGTGCAACTGATTCACACACATCTCATGTCCACCTGCTGACATTTAATCATACAGCTGATTCTTTGAACAATTAACAACATGAATGAAGCAGATCAAACTCAGAACATCGAATGTCAGGACTCTCATACTTGAGTTTGGGTTTCGGGGTGCTCAGGACGCTCTCGTTGTCCTCGAGCTCCGGGCCGCTGTCGCTCTGATTAAAAACCTCCAGACTGTCATACAGCAGGTCCAGATCCTCCTCCACCTCCTGCGTCTGATCCACCGGGTCTGAGTCCAGAACCTGAACACATCATCATCacatcagacagacagaaaaccATCAGACAGGAATATCTGAATCCGACTGAGAAAGTagtctggtttgtgcatttaCACGCTTTGCTTTTCCTTACATGTTTATATGAAGGCTTTGAGTCTGATTATTAACAGGTTATTGAGGTGCATGTAAACGCTTGAATCAGACTACTTTCTCAGTCAGATTCAGATATTCCTCGTGCACATGTGCAGTGCTGTGATGTGTATCTTCAGCGTTTTATTTCTTACCAATGTGCATATGTTTATTAACATCTCACAAACTGGTTAGTGGAGGAGACtgaatatttactaaatatcttccgAAAAAGCCTACTAAAtctcttctctgtcagccttatttttaaatgtcatgaaGACAATACAGTCAATTCTGCTTGCTGTAACTCGTGAAGGCTTTCTCCAGTTCTCCATGTGCTGAAGTTTTCTTTGAATGAATGTCATGCACATGTAAATCAATACGTGATGCAAGATGAGCAAAGACGCAGCAGTGAGCAACAGAATGAATCAGAAACCAGACGCTGGAACAATCACACTCAGATTCACAGCAAACACGCCGGTGTGAAACCTGCTGAAAGAGCAGATGGACGACAGACGGACTCACCTCATCTGTGACTTTGAATCTCTTCAGTAAGGCCACAAACTTCTGCTTGAAGTTGGGTTGCTGTGAACATCAGGAGAGAGTTACACAGAATAAACATGGATTAATGAATGAACGAACTTCCTCTTCTGCACTATTGCcctacagacagacagacagaaagtgagacagacagacagacagacagacagagctcCTCACTCGTGTCATTGAGACCGATCGGATCATTTTCCGTCTGGGTTTTTTTGGCTTTCGTATGTCATCATCTTCATCGTACAAATCCTACAGGAAGTataaatcagaatcagaatgagATTTACTGccaaatataattacaaatacacaacaaaTCTGTCTGTCAAATCTGTTTGTGACCTGTGCGTGTCCTGCATCATCACTGCCCTCCTGCTCTGATGAATAACTGTCATCGTCATCCTCTGAGTAATTATCCATGTCAGGAGACCGatctgagacacacacacacacagaggtcaaaggtcacacaCCTGTAACTCGACCCTCAGTGACGTAACGCGGCAGAGCGATGAACACTGTGTTCTGACCTGAACGTCTGACGTCGTGTGATATTAATAGAGCAACAGATGAACTGATCAGCACATCGCAggcatgtgagtgtgtgtgtgagtgtgtgtgagtgtgtgtgtgtgagtgtgtgtgtgtgagtgtgtgtgtgagtgtgtgtgagtgtacctggtatttatcacgtaaaagtgtgcacagtctcctgtcagggctaggtttaggtgtggggcgatagaaaatagggtttgtacagtataaaaaccattacgcctatggaatgaacccataaaacatgtaaacacaacatgtgcgtgtgagtatgtgtgtgtgtgtgtgtgtgtgtgtctgtaccCGAGGCTTTGGTCTTGGCTCCCGTCTGTCCGCTGCCGTACTCGTGGTCGATGGGTTGACTGGACAGCGAGAACACGCAAATCTCAGCCACGCGTGCTGGCGCGTCCTTCATGTTGCTATGGAGACCCAGAATCTGTCCTCCGTCTGTGGGATGCTGCAGcacctgatcaaacacacctgctgTCAGTCACTGAACTACCAACACCTCACATCAGCTTCATTCACTCCATCCGATTTGACCACTGAACCCTCGTgcaccaataaaaaaaaaagttacacagaGGTCCatagtggacaaaaatgtccatgtcaaaaaaaaaatttgaagcgtgggagcacagacttaagttcagtctcattttaaagaaaacccATGGCAGATTACTGATGAagtagaaaaagtttaaaaagtgaaattaaaaaaaaagttatagaggtttaagtttatgaaaatgcatattttatattttacataaaatatatattttatgaaacatgttgaactctaaacctgctagaaaatcaaagccataaatcgAAACAAgctgtgttccaaatttgaggttgatatctcaaaaaatgagctttcagtaagattttgtttgggcgcAGTGTCAAATTTCCCCGTAAGGTGCCATTAAATCTCCGCTGGTGCACACACTGGTGCAATCACTGAATTTGTGATTTTcagtagagtttttttttaatgacacacacacaaaccacactctgacattCATACCACcacacccacacaattatagctgcattatttatccgATTGGCTCCATAATatgcaaaagcaaaaaacaggaataaagcgagtatttgctttataggccaaacctgaaaaaaaatggcaccatctaggaagtttttaattaaattttaatgccttgccaacagaatgaaagcctcctaacaaaaattgcataatataacaGTTGAATGGCACGGCgattaaaaatagcagtttaaatgggtttcaatggggacatttttgtccaaaagGTGCTGAGTGCTACACTTTTTTGTAcctagaaaaaagaaaaagaaaatggaggtgaaatagtaaaattcccataaaaatacacacctgtgccAAAGCACATTGCAGCTGGCAATAACACAGGCGAAAAGATCACAAAAAACAAGactgaaaaggacaaaaatgtccaaaaggttGCACACGGGTTAAAAACatgtacataaaataacaagaaaatGGCTTGTTAGTGCTGTTTAATCGGTCACTCATCACTAGTCCTAGTGCTGATAGTGATGTGCTGAAAGCTGTAatgttcagtgtgtgtgtgtgtgtgtgtgtgtgtgtgtgtgtcctgcaGTGGGACGGACGTCAGCTGTTACTTTACTAAGAAATCAGGAGCTGTATTACATAAACGCCCTTTCATAAATGCACAGGAATCAAATTCAGGTGTGCAAGACAAATATAGACAGGCATAGACATAGaaatatagacaggtgtgtgcaatatagaataaaaattatactttttttatggaTAAGTAACAAATGATATTTCGCATCtttcaaaaatgtgtttgtattagtGTTATACTGCAATAGCTCACTCTTGTCCATAGAATATTAACTCACTTACTAAAGATGTGAATCTAAACGACATGTTTCAAGAAAAGAAGGTCTTGTTTATTGACTTCAGATTGATTCCAGTGCAACTGTGAGACTGAAGACATAAGGACTGTCGTACTGACGTACAGTATCTGCTCACAAAACCATTTATTTCATGCGATAAAAACAGATGACAAAACTGCAGCACACTTTTAATGAACAGAATATTATCGTCCGCTGGTgtggatgctaatatagttatcgttatGATTATTGTTTTTGGTGTGAACGGGATTAAACATCTTTTACCTCGGCCATGTTGATGACTCCCACCGCCAGCGTCTTGTAGCCCAGAATGGTTCTGTTCTTGTAGCGTTTTCTTCTCTGTAGCATAATCTGCAGGCGGTTGGCGTCTCTCTTCAGGAAGTGAGGATACTGTCACGACACGACAGAAACACTTTAGAGGATCATCAGACATTACGGCTGCGTCTCTGCTGCTCTTACAAACACAATGAtgcaggaataaatgacatttacagCAACACTTCACGCTGAAATGATCATTCTGTTTACTTCAAACCTTGTGACTTGCAAAAGAACGTTTAGAAACAAACAACATTGGACCCGTCTGACTTTCCATGTATGGACAAAACAGAggcatttctcaaaatatcttcttttgtgttccactgaagaaGGACAGTCATAAAAGTGTGAATGACATGTGGTAGAGCAACTGGTGGCAGAACTGTCATTAATGGGGAATTTGTGGGTTTTTCTGCAGAATAACATCActgatgaatcattcactcGTTCACTGAATCAGAGTCATTTTGACTGGAGTTGATTCATAGCGTCAGACATCACGCCGTACCTGCAGAGAGAAGGTGAGCTCCAGCTCCGTCTCCATCAGGCCACTGGGAGGAAGGATGTACTCGTTTGATCGCAACACTCGTTTGGAgccctgcacacacacacacacacacacacgcacacacatacacgtaaATGTATGATAATATACATATCATCATATTAAACATTCACCATGTTCTACTGTATGGTTgtctttaaattatttgaatgtaGTTACATTAACATGACGTTCATTAACGGTCTAAAAGACACAGTAAAATAGAGATACACAACATTAAACTGACACAATATGCATggttttactgatttttataaCAACCGAAATATCATCATTTCCATTTGAGTCATTTAGTGGTTTATATAAAGATGTTTCTGAGGCTCTAGTGGTGAACATGCAGTGCaatactccctaaaaaagtatctaattacattacttagtaaTTTcatatggaaagtaatgcattatgttacttgCTTGCTTGAACTAGAAACTATTTTTAGCAactgtaaaagccctttcacaccaaaaagtaaaatgaatcagcctcaggctgaaggaaaagtaaattcatgtctgttcAGTAGAACACAGGAGAAGAAGGTTCAACACTGTTCAGCAATAAAGAAACAATGAAGTACACGTTAGTTTACTTAGTCATTTTTCTTATCAGTATGAttgaactggatcatcaaaggtcagcaaagacactggttaataaaatgggattaaatacaaaaaggttgt is from Labeo rohita strain BAU-BD-2019 chromosome 13, IGBB_LRoh.1.0, whole genome shotgun sequence and encodes:
- the zmp:0000000755 gene encoding phosphofurin acidic cluster sorting protein 2 isoform X1; the protein is MMAAALERGGLRAAFLNPGSGGGGGGAAPTAAAAAAAAGGAAFSASGAVLWGSAGSGSMPVPMNLFATWEIDRSSPSCVPRLCSLTLKRLIVLKELDKDLNSVLIAVKIQGSKRVLRSNEYILPPSGLMETELELTFSLQYPHFLKRDANRLQIMLQRRKRYKNRTILGYKTLAVGVINMAEVLQHPTDGGQILGLHSNMKDAPARVAEICVFSLSSQPIDHEYGSGQTGAKTKASDRSPDMDNYSEDDDDSYSSEQEGSDDAGHAQDLYDEDDDIRKPKKPRRKMIRSVSMTRQPNFKQKFVALLKRFKVTDEVLDSDPVDQTQEVEEDLDLLYDSLEVFNQSDSGPELEDNESVLSTPKPKLKPFFEGMSHSSSQTEIGSIHSHNQHRDAASNMAADFLSVERCKTAGSRQQEDSSMDTSGGEVDAEHHGIVMADISEPSSDRLNGSGGKLCKTESQNHTSPSKGESRVPRRTRSTSMKDRQNSRAQSDRTTSVDSEYSPDSRFTAQVPRKSVYDQLNQILISDERLPENIILINTVDWQGQYVAEVLQKHTQPIVSTCSAADVQAAFNTIVTRIQRFCNCNAQTPPTVKVAVAGDQCYLSTVLRFFVEQLANKTPDWLSYIRFLLIPIGSHPLAKYVSTFDSKFNSMFMDPSWKELFCRSEPPSAETVDVAGRIIQYLAGANVSHQFPISEAMLTYRQKRKRSLYFDFYISPDEDSCQKFVPFIGVVKVGIVEHSLSTSVDSDDAMGGNVGVVSSPMPQSATPYGKEMCVTPPPSPSACAVFTGVGTDLQKLQKILTCFPEDKISYIYPDLQIQKFSPPALKASRFLLKHHSPCTGGELMGLQVDYWTWQSGEKKREGEKRDVGLKNTLKSNFRSLQVSRLPSGGDTSPPHSMAMTVVTKEKNKKVIFLSKKPKEKDVDSKSQVIDGISRLICTAKHQHTMLRVSIDGVEWNDVKFFQLAAQWPTHVKHFPVGVFGYSKPV